From the Quercus lobata isolate SW786 chromosome 6, ValleyOak3.0 Primary Assembly, whole genome shotgun sequence genome, one window contains:
- the LOC115994306 gene encoding ARM REPEAT PROTEIN INTERACTING WITH ABF2 isoform X1, producing MEEDNHPHHLRHHHHQDHNFPERKGQKRKLEVEDEIIEEEEEDERGGGGGGVGGEISGPPSGDAKQALLCEVAAQVTVLNSSFSWREPDRSAAKRATHVLAELAKNEEVVNVIVEGGAVPALVKHLQAPACSEGERSSKPYEHEVEKGSAFALGLLAVKPEHQQLIVDTGALSYLVDLLKRHKEGSSSRAVNSVIRRAADAITNLAHENSSIKTRVRMEGGVPPLVELLEFTDTKVQRAAAGALRTLAFKNDENKNQIVECNALPTLILMLRSEDTAIHYEAVGVIGNLVHSSPNIKKEVLQAGALQPVIGLLSSLCSESQREAALLLGQFAATDSDCKVHIVQRGAVKPLIEMLQSSDVQLREMSAFALGRLAQDTHNQAGIAHNGGLVPLLKLLDSKNGSLQHNAAFALYGLADNEDNVSDFIRVGGVQKLQDGEFIVQATKDCVAKTLKRLEEKIHGRVLNHLLYLMRVAEKAVQRRVALALAHLCSPDDQRTIFIDNNGMSTLRLELLLGLLSSSSPKQQLDGAVALYRLSNKAMALSPVDAAPPSPTPQVYLGEQYVNNVTLSDVTFLVEGKRFYAHRICLLASSDAFRAMFDGGYREKDARDIEIPNIKWDVFELMMRFIYTGSVDVTLDIAQDLLRAADQYLLEGLKRLCEYSIAQDISLENVSSMYELSEAFHAMSLRHTCILFILEQFDKLSDRAGHSHSHLIQRIIPEIRNYFAKALTKHNSHNMRL from the exons ATGGAGGAGGATAatcatcctcatcatctaagacatcatcatcatcaagatCACAACTTCCCGGAGAGGAAGGGGCAAAAGCGTAAACTGGAAGTAGAAGATGAAATCAtcgaagaagaggaagaagatgagcGAGGCGGCGGCGGCGGAGGCGTCGGAGGAGAGATCTCCGGCCCTCCCTCCGGCGACGCCAAGCAAGCTCTACTCTGCGAGGTCGCTGCTCAGGTCACTGTCCtcaactcctctttctcttggagaGAGCCCGATCGCTCCGCCGCCAAACGCGCCACTCACGTCCTCGCCGAACTCGCCAAAAACG AGGAAGTGGTTAACGTGATTGTTGAAGGCGGCGCAGTACCGGCTTTGGTGAAGCATCTACAAGCGCCGGCTTGTAGTGAAGGTGAGCGGAGTTCGAAGCCTTACGAGCATGAAGTCGAGAAAGGAAGTGCTTTTGCGCTAGGGCTTCTTGCTGTGAAG CCTGAGCATCAACAGCTTATAGTTGACACTGGTGCATTGTCATATCTTGTGGATCTGTTAAAGAGGCACAAGGAGGGTTCTAGTTCTCGTGCTGTGAATAGTGTTATTCGTCGAGCTGCTGATGCTATCACCAACCTTGCTCATGAAAATAGCAGCATCAAAACCCGTGTCAG GATGGAAGGTGGGGTTCCACCTCTTGTTGAATTGCTTGAATTCACTGATACAAAGGTGCAAAGAGCTGCTGCTGGGGCACTGCGAACCCTGGCATTTAAAAACGATGAAAACAAGAATCAG ATTGTTGAATGCAATGCACTTCCTACCCTCATTCTGATGCTTCGATCTGAAGATACTGCTATACATTATGAAGCG GTTGGTGTGATCGGAAATCTGGTGCACTCATCTCCAAACATAAAGAAAGAAGTTCTTCAGGCTGGAGCTCTGCAACCTGTTATTGGATTACTTAG TTCGTTGTGTTCTGAGAGTCAAAGGGAGGCAGCCTTGTTACTTGGACAATTTGCTGCAACTGATTCTGATTGCAAG GTTCACATTGTACAGAGGGGTGCTGTCAAACCTTTGATTGAGATGCTTCAATCTTCTGATGTTCAGCTTAGGGAAATGTCAGCCTTTGCATTGGGGAGGTTGGCACAG GACACACACAACCAAGCTGGTATTGCTCATAATGGTGGTTTGGTGCCATTACTGAAGCTTCTGGATTCCAAAAATGGGTCTTTGCAACATAATGCTGCATTTGCTCTCTATGGCCTAGCAGACAATGAG GATAATGTGTCTGATTTTATTAGGGTGGGAGGCGTTCAGAAGCTGCAGGATGGAGAGTTTATAGTTCAA GCAACAAAAGATTGTGTAGCCAAGACATTGAAAAGATTAGAGGAGAAGATTCATGGACGG GTCTTGAACCATCTGTTATATCTTATGCGTGTAGCAGAGAAGGCTGTCCAAAGACGAGTTGCTTTGGCTCTTGCCCATCTTTGTTCCCCAGATGACCAGAGAACCATATTTATTGATAACAATGGCATGTCAACCCTCA GGTTGGAGTTGCTCCTTGGGCTTCTTAGTTCTTCTAGCCCTAAGCAGCAACTTGATGGTGCTGTGGCTCTATACAGGTTGTCCAATAAAGCCATGGCTCTTTCTCCTGTTGATGCAGCTCCCCCATCTCCAACACCACAG GTCTATTTAGGGGAGCAATATGTAAACAATGTTACATTATCTGACGTTACATTTCTAGTTGAAG GTAAACGGTTTTATGCTCATAGAATCTGCCTGCTTGCTTCTTCAGATGCATTTCGTGCAATGTTTGATGGTGGTTACCGG GAAAAGGATGCCAGGGACATAGAGATTCCAAATATTAAATGGGACGTTTTCGAGTTGATGATGAG ATTCATATACACTGGATCTGTAGACGTTACATTGGATATTGCACAAGATCTCCTCAGAGCTGCTGATCAGTATCTCTTGGAGGGGCTTAAGCGACTTTGCGAGTATAGTATTGCACAG GATATATCATTGGAGAATGTGTCAAGCATGTACGAACTTTCAGAAGCCTTCCATGCAATGTCATTGAGGCACACGTGCATCTTGTTTATCTTGGAGCAATTTGATAAATTGAGTGATAGGGCAGG GCACTCGCACTCTCATCTGATCCAGCGTATAATACCAGAGATCCGTAATTACTTTGCTAAAGCACTTACTAAGCATAATTCACATAACATGCGGCTGTAG
- the LOC115994306 gene encoding ARM REPEAT PROTEIN INTERACTING WITH ABF2 isoform X2 — MEEDNHPHHLRHHHHQDHNFPERKGQKRKLEVEDEIIEEEEEDERGGGGGGVGGEISGPPSGDAKQALLCEVAAQVTVLNSSFSWREPDRSAAKRATHVLAELAKNEEVVNVIVEGGAVPALVKHLQAPACSEGERSSKPYEHEVEKGSAFALGLLAVKPEHQQLIVDTGALSYLVDLLKRHKEGSSSRAVNSVIRRAADAITNLAHENSSIKTRVRMEGGVPPLVELLEFTDTKVQRAAAGALRTLAFKNDENKNQIVECNALPTLILMLRSEDTAIHYEAVGVIGNLVHSSPNIKKEVLQAGALQPVIGLLSSLCSESQREAALLLGQFAATDSDCKVHIVQRGAVKPLIEMLQSSDVQLREMSAFALGRLAQDTHNQAGIAHNGGLVPLLKLLDSKNGSLQHNAAFALYGLADNEDNVSDFIRVGGVQKLQDGEFIVQATKDCVAKTLKRLEEKIHGRVLNHLLYLMRVAEKAVQRRVALALAHLCSPDDQRTIFIDNNGLELLLGLLSSSSPKQQLDGAVALYRLSNKAMALSPVDAAPPSPTPQVYLGEQYVNNVTLSDVTFLVEGKRFYAHRICLLASSDAFRAMFDGGYREKDARDIEIPNIKWDVFELMMRFIYTGSVDVTLDIAQDLLRAADQYLLEGLKRLCEYSIAQDISLENVSSMYELSEAFHAMSLRHTCILFILEQFDKLSDRAGHSHSHLIQRIIPEIRNYFAKALTKHNSHNMRL; from the exons ATGGAGGAGGATAatcatcctcatcatctaagacatcatcatcatcaagatCACAACTTCCCGGAGAGGAAGGGGCAAAAGCGTAAACTGGAAGTAGAAGATGAAATCAtcgaagaagaggaagaagatgagcGAGGCGGCGGCGGCGGAGGCGTCGGAGGAGAGATCTCCGGCCCTCCCTCCGGCGACGCCAAGCAAGCTCTACTCTGCGAGGTCGCTGCTCAGGTCACTGTCCtcaactcctctttctcttggagaGAGCCCGATCGCTCCGCCGCCAAACGCGCCACTCACGTCCTCGCCGAACTCGCCAAAAACG AGGAAGTGGTTAACGTGATTGTTGAAGGCGGCGCAGTACCGGCTTTGGTGAAGCATCTACAAGCGCCGGCTTGTAGTGAAGGTGAGCGGAGTTCGAAGCCTTACGAGCATGAAGTCGAGAAAGGAAGTGCTTTTGCGCTAGGGCTTCTTGCTGTGAAG CCTGAGCATCAACAGCTTATAGTTGACACTGGTGCATTGTCATATCTTGTGGATCTGTTAAAGAGGCACAAGGAGGGTTCTAGTTCTCGTGCTGTGAATAGTGTTATTCGTCGAGCTGCTGATGCTATCACCAACCTTGCTCATGAAAATAGCAGCATCAAAACCCGTGTCAG GATGGAAGGTGGGGTTCCACCTCTTGTTGAATTGCTTGAATTCACTGATACAAAGGTGCAAAGAGCTGCTGCTGGGGCACTGCGAACCCTGGCATTTAAAAACGATGAAAACAAGAATCAG ATTGTTGAATGCAATGCACTTCCTACCCTCATTCTGATGCTTCGATCTGAAGATACTGCTATACATTATGAAGCG GTTGGTGTGATCGGAAATCTGGTGCACTCATCTCCAAACATAAAGAAAGAAGTTCTTCAGGCTGGAGCTCTGCAACCTGTTATTGGATTACTTAG TTCGTTGTGTTCTGAGAGTCAAAGGGAGGCAGCCTTGTTACTTGGACAATTTGCTGCAACTGATTCTGATTGCAAG GTTCACATTGTACAGAGGGGTGCTGTCAAACCTTTGATTGAGATGCTTCAATCTTCTGATGTTCAGCTTAGGGAAATGTCAGCCTTTGCATTGGGGAGGTTGGCACAG GACACACACAACCAAGCTGGTATTGCTCATAATGGTGGTTTGGTGCCATTACTGAAGCTTCTGGATTCCAAAAATGGGTCTTTGCAACATAATGCTGCATTTGCTCTCTATGGCCTAGCAGACAATGAG GATAATGTGTCTGATTTTATTAGGGTGGGAGGCGTTCAGAAGCTGCAGGATGGAGAGTTTATAGTTCAA GCAACAAAAGATTGTGTAGCCAAGACATTGAAAAGATTAGAGGAGAAGATTCATGGACGG GTCTTGAACCATCTGTTATATCTTATGCGTGTAGCAGAGAAGGCTGTCCAAAGACGAGTTGCTTTGGCTCTTGCCCATCTTTGTTCCCCAGATGACCAGAGAACCATATTTATTGATAACAATG GGTTGGAGTTGCTCCTTGGGCTTCTTAGTTCTTCTAGCCCTAAGCAGCAACTTGATGGTGCTGTGGCTCTATACAGGTTGTCCAATAAAGCCATGGCTCTTTCTCCTGTTGATGCAGCTCCCCCATCTCCAACACCACAG GTCTATTTAGGGGAGCAATATGTAAACAATGTTACATTATCTGACGTTACATTTCTAGTTGAAG GTAAACGGTTTTATGCTCATAGAATCTGCCTGCTTGCTTCTTCAGATGCATTTCGTGCAATGTTTGATGGTGGTTACCGG GAAAAGGATGCCAGGGACATAGAGATTCCAAATATTAAATGGGACGTTTTCGAGTTGATGATGAG ATTCATATACACTGGATCTGTAGACGTTACATTGGATATTGCACAAGATCTCCTCAGAGCTGCTGATCAGTATCTCTTGGAGGGGCTTAAGCGACTTTGCGAGTATAGTATTGCACAG GATATATCATTGGAGAATGTGTCAAGCATGTACGAACTTTCAGAAGCCTTCCATGCAATGTCATTGAGGCACACGTGCATCTTGTTTATCTTGGAGCAATTTGATAAATTGAGTGATAGGGCAGG GCACTCGCACTCTCATCTGATCCAGCGTATAATACCAGAGATCCGTAATTACTTTGCTAAAGCACTTACTAAGCATAATTCACATAACATGCGGCTGTAG